One region of Candidatus Riesia pediculischaeffi genomic DNA includes:
- the sucD gene encoding succinate--CoA ligase subunit alpha, whose amino-acid sequence MSILINRNTRVVCQGLTGRSGSFHSKIDINYGTKIVSGVVPGKGGTYHFGVPIFETVKEAVFHTKANTSVVYVPSYSCKEAILESIDSGIKLIIVITEGIPTLDMMIVKERLREKEGVILIGPNSPGVISPGKCKIGIQPHFIHRKGGIGIVSRSGTLMYEAVDQITKSGLGQSTCVGIGGDMISGTDFISMLRLFENDPQTEAILMIGEIGGDREESAAFYVSREVTKPVIAYIAGLYAPHDQQMGHAGAILEDKDRDVEEKIEILKSQGVKVVRRISRIGEEVRSVFYRSNGS is encoded by the coding sequence ATGTCCATTTTAATTAACAGAAACACGAGAGTCGTTTGTCAAGGTTTGACGGGGAGAAGTGGAAGTTTTCATTCTAAGATCGATATCAATTATGGTACAAAGATAGTTTCTGGTGTAGTCCCAGGGAAGGGAGGAACGTATCACTTCGGTGTACCAATCTTTGAAACCGTCAAAGAAGCTGTATTTCATACAAAAGCGAACACATCGGTCGTTTATGTTCCTTCGTATTCTTGTAAGGAAGCAATATTGGAGTCGATCGATTCGGGGATTAAGTTGATTATAGTGATCACAGAAGGAATTCCAACTCTCGATATGATGATTGTGAAGGAAAGATTACGTGAAAAAGAAGGGGTGATCTTAATTGGTCCAAATTCCCCTGGCGTAATATCTCCAGGAAAATGTAAGATAGGAATCCAACCTCATTTCATCCATCGAAAAGGAGGAATTGGGATAGTTTCTAGATCTGGAACCTTGATGTATGAAGCAGTCGATCAGATCACTAAATCTGGATTAGGTCAGTCAACTTGTGTAGGAATCGGAGGAGACATGATTTCTGGTACAGATTTTATAAGTATGTTAAGATTATTTGAGAATGATCCTCAAACTGAGGCTATATTGATGATCGGAGAAATTGGAGGGGACAGAGAAGAGAGTGCTGCTTTTTATGTTAGCAGAGAAGTTACAAAACCAGTGATAGCGTATATTGCAGGTTTATATGCTCCCCATGATCAACAAATGGGTCATGCTGGAGCGATTCTGGAAGATAAGGATAGAGACGTTGAGGAAAAAATAGAAATTCTTAAATCGCAGGGTGTTAAAGTAGTTCGAAGAATTTCTAGAATTGGAGAAGAGGTCAGATCGGTCTTTTATCGATCGAATGGAAGTTAA
- the dapF gene encoding diaminopimelate epimerase encodes MKRIFFSKMHGLGNDFMIVNAINQKFFPKLDTIKVLANRTSGIGFDQLLILRKSHIPNFDFYCQIFNSDGTEAFQCGNGFRCLAKYIYYNIDKRLFHVIYTKRHIITTLISKRGKEIIVNMGVPRFNSKPILDSLKNRSLNKLLITNNKIDSFKLVEIGNLHIIFDMTNRREDVKKKKFINFLSKINRLFFEGINIGLMSIVDDERILLNVHERGSGETKSCGSGACAAVAFGIKDRLLKNLVSVRSKGGYLKIYWNGKNSPIFMKGSAKYVYEGSILM; translated from the coding sequence ATGAAGAGAATATTTTTTTCAAAGATGCACGGATTAGGTAATGATTTTATGATTGTTAATGCGATCAATCAAAAGTTTTTTCCGAAATTAGACACGATCAAAGTACTTGCAAATCGCACTTCAGGAATAGGATTTGATCAGTTGTTGATTTTAAGAAAATCTCATATCCCTAATTTTGATTTTTATTGTCAAATATTCAATTCTGATGGAACTGAAGCTTTTCAATGTGGAAACGGTTTCAGATGTTTAGCTAAATACATCTATTATAATATCGATAAAAGATTATTTCACGTTATTTATACTAAACGACATATCATAACTACTCTTATCAGCAAGAGAGGAAAAGAGATCATAGTTAACATGGGAGTTCCTAGATTTAACTCGAAGCCAATTTTAGACTCTTTAAAAAATAGATCGTTAAATAAACTATTAATCACTAACAATAAAATCGATTCATTTAAATTAGTGGAGATAGGAAATCTTCACATTATTTTTGATATGACAAATAGACGTGAAGATGTTAAGAAAAAGAAGTTTATCAATTTTTTATCAAAGATAAACAGGTTATTTTTTGAAGGAATCAACATTGGTCTAATGAGCATCGTCGATGATGAAAGAATTTTATTGAATGTACATGAAAGAGGTTCTGGAGAAACAAAATCTTGTGGAAGCGGTGCGTGTGCTGCTGTTGCTTTTGGAATTAAGGATAGATTGCTGAAAAATTTAGTATCGGTCCGTTCAAAAGGAGGATACTTAAAAATTTATTGGAACGGAAAAAATAGTCCAATATTTATGAAAGGATCTGCAAAATATGTGTATGAAGGTTCAATTTTAATGTGA
- a CDS encoding Cof-type HAD-IIB family hydrolase produces MTLNYKRKENKYSIIALDLDGTLLSPEYSLLPHSAETLKILFKLGIHIIFATGRHYVDVKRICDKIDINTYMITSNGARIYNRSGRNIFKKDLRKEIVYDLCKMEFNNPEILTHFYSNSHWFVNRDSPEQRNFFQESSFNYRIFDLKQFTTDGVSKIYFTGNDQKLLVSVQKKIKKKWGDDLNVSFSFNNCLEVIDGAVSKGNALKRVASLLGYGLQDCIAFGDGMNDYEMLSMVGKGCLMKNSHEMLIKSLPDLEIIGSNEEESVSHYLRKSFVY; encoded by the coding sequence ATGACGCTCAATTATAAAAGAAAGGAGAACAAATATTCCATTATCGCATTAGATCTTGATGGAACCCTGTTATCTCCAGAGTATTCTTTACTTCCCCATTCTGCAGAAACATTGAAGATATTGTTTAAATTAGGTATTCATATAATCTTCGCTACTGGGAGACATTATGTAGATGTGAAGAGAATCTGTGACAAGATCGATATCAACACTTATATGATCACTTCTAATGGAGCCAGGATCTATAATAGATCGGGAAGAAACATCTTTAAAAAAGATCTTAGGAAGGAAATTGTCTATGATTTATGTAAGATGGAGTTCAATAATCCAGAAATTTTAACTCATTTCTATTCTAATTCCCATTGGTTCGTTAACCGAGATAGTCCAGAGCAGAGGAATTTCTTTCAGGAATCTTCTTTCAACTATCGAATATTTGATCTAAAACAGTTTACAACTGACGGCGTTAGTAAGATATATTTTACAGGAAACGACCAAAAATTGCTTGTGTCTGTCCAAAAAAAAATAAAAAAAAAATGGGGAGATGACTTGAATGTTAGCTTTTCTTTTAATAATTGTTTAGAGGTGATTGATGGTGCTGTATCTAAAGGAAATGCTCTTAAAAGAGTCGCTAGTTTGCTCGGATATGGGTTACAGGATTGTATTGCGTTCGGTGATGGAATGAACGATTATGAGATGCTGAGCATGGTTGGAAAAGGATGTCTGATGAAAAATTCTCACGAAATGTTGATCAAAAGTTTACCAGATCTAGAGATAATCGGATCGAACGAAGAAGAATCCGTTTCTCATTACTTGAGAAAAAGTTTCGTGTATTAA
- the gpmA gene encoding 2,3-diphosphoglycerate-dependent phosphoglycerate mutase: protein MFIQLVIIRHGKSLWNQLNRFTGWVDVPLSQDGYLEARKAGTILKRNRIVFDVAYTSLLKRAIHTLWEVLKEIDMSWIPVYKSWKLNERHYGALQGLNKEEISKKYGKDQVELWRRSFKVKPPMSSDHQINKDIQYHMMNEDLPRSESLEDTLNRLVPFWKEEIEPRLRKRERVLIVAHGNSLRALAKYLENMSEDAISKLNIPTAKPIIYEFDRNVNVINRYYL from the coding sequence ATGTTTATTCAACTGGTTATTATAAGACATGGAAAAAGTCTTTGGAATCAACTCAATCGTTTTACTGGATGGGTTGACGTTCCTTTATCACAGGATGGATATTTAGAAGCAAGAAAAGCTGGAACAATTCTGAAAAGAAACCGAATTGTTTTCGATGTTGCTTATACTTCCCTGTTAAAGAGGGCAATTCATACTTTATGGGAAGTTTTAAAGGAAATTGATATGAGTTGGATACCAGTTTATAAGAGTTGGAAACTTAACGAAAGGCATTATGGTGCACTACAAGGTTTAAATAAAGAAGAGATCAGTAAAAAATATGGAAAAGATCAGGTTGAACTTTGGAGAAGAAGTTTCAAAGTCAAACCACCTATGTCTTCGGATCATCAAATCAATAAAGACATTCAGTATCATATGATGAATGAAGATCTTCCAAGATCAGAAAGTTTAGAGGATACCCTAAACAGGTTAGTTCCTTTTTGGAAAGAAGAAATTGAACCTAGGCTTAGAAAAAGAGAAAGGGTTTTGATAGTTGCCCATGGAAATTCTCTTAGAGCTTTAGCTAAATATCTGGAAAATATGAGCGAGGATGCTATATCGAAATTAAACATTCCCACCGCTAAACCGATTATATATGAATTTGACAGAAATGTTAACGTCATCAACAGATATTACCTATGA
- a CDS encoding redoxin domain-containing protein yields the protein MNLINTKIKPFKCLSLKEDKFVVLSEKDIQKKWSIFFFYPADFTFVCPTELKDLSDCYEDFKKIGAEIYSISTDTHFSHKVWHDQSESIKPIKYYMVSDVNWELTRNFQVMQYFIDDQNQIKETGLSSRATFVIDPECIIRSIEIIVDGVGRSSKELLRKVQAIQHIKRNPQEVCPARWKKGESTLKTNIDLVGKL from the coding sequence ATGAATCTAATTAACACGAAGATCAAACCGTTCAAATGTTTATCTTTAAAAGAAGATAAATTTGTTGTCTTATCTGAAAAAGATATTCAAAAAAAATGGAGTATATTCTTTTTCTATCCTGCTGATTTCACTTTTGTTTGTCCAACCGAGTTAAAAGACTTATCCGATTGTTATGAAGATTTTAAGAAAATAGGAGCAGAAATATATTCTATCTCTACGGATACACATTTCTCACATAAAGTTTGGCATGATCAATCAGAAAGCATAAAACCAATTAAATATTACATGGTCAGTGATGTCAATTGGGAATTAACTAGAAATTTTCAAGTAATGCAATATTTTATAGATGATCAGAATCAGATTAAAGAAACCGGACTCTCTTCAAGAGCAACTTTTGTGATCGATCCGGAATGTATTATTCGATCCATAGAAATTATTGTTGATGGAGTTGGAAGAAGTTCAAAAGAATTGTTAAGAAAGGTTCAAGCTATTCAACATATCAAACGAAATCCACAAGAGGTCTGTCCTGCGAGATGGAAGAAAGGAGAATCAACTCTAAAAACTAATATTGATCTTGTAGGTAAACTTTAG
- the miaA gene encoding tRNA (adenosine(37)-N6)-dimethylallyltransferase MiaA yields MKKLRKKKIIFIMGPTACGKTELAMILNRSLPVRVISVDSCLIYKGLDIGTSKPTIDQLRSCPHQLIDIIDPSKYYSVSNFQKDANVEIERSILLERIPLLIGGTMLYFRTLLGGLDPSLPNTNPEVRSFLHNLVRRFGIHKTFFLLKKVHPRLKKMVNFNDSQRMLRAMEVFLISGKNIEEFRTSDRFPYFVLQIAIFPRDKFRLHRRIEGRFLKMLEKGLEEEVSLLCSRGDLDDSFPSIRSIGYRQMWLYLCGKIDYDKMVYESIRDTKNLAKKQMTWIKSWKNVKLFDVGENSKILEKIAYFIDT; encoded by the coding sequence ATGAAAAAATTACGAAAAAAAAAAATCATCTTTATCATGGGTCCTACCGCGTGTGGTAAAACAGAATTGGCGATGATCTTAAATCGTTCTCTTCCTGTTAGGGTTATTAGTGTGGATTCTTGCCTGATATATAAAGGTTTGGATATCGGAACATCTAAACCAACTATCGATCAGTTACGTAGTTGTCCTCATCAGCTCATCGATATCATTGATCCATCCAAATATTATTCAGTATCAAACTTTCAAAAAGATGCGAACGTGGAGATAGAACGATCTATCTTACTTGAAAGAATACCGTTACTGATCGGAGGAACCATGTTATATTTCCGAACTCTACTCGGAGGGTTGGATCCATCTCTTCCTAATACGAACCCAGAGGTCAGAAGTTTTTTGCACAATCTTGTACGAAGATTTGGAATCCATAAGACATTTTTTCTTCTTAAGAAAGTACATCCAAGATTAAAAAAGATGGTCAATTTTAATGATTCTCAAAGGATGTTACGAGCGATGGAAGTCTTTTTAATTTCTGGAAAGAATATTGAAGAGTTTAGAACGTCTGATCGTTTTCCATACTTTGTTCTTCAGATCGCGATTTTTCCAAGAGATAAGTTTAGATTACACCGTCGTATCGAGGGTAGATTTTTAAAAATGTTGGAAAAGGGATTGGAGGAAGAAGTTAGTCTCTTGTGTTCCAGGGGAGATTTGGACGATAGTTTTCCATCTATTCGTTCTATAGGATATCGTCAAATGTGGTTATATCTTTGCGGTAAAATTGATTACGATAAGATGGTATATGAAAGTATACGAGATACGAAAAATCTTGCAAAGAAACAAATGACTTGGATAAAAAGTTGGAAAAATGTTAAATTATTTGATGTTGGAGAAAACAGTAAAATCTTAGAAAAGATAGCATATTTTATAGATACATGA
- the asd gene encoding archaetidylserine decarboxylase (Phosphatidylserine decarboxylase is synthesized as a single chain precursor. Generation of the pyruvoyl active site from a Ser is coupled to cleavage of a Gly-Ser bond between the larger (beta) and smaller (alpha chains). It is an integral membrane protein.), with translation MFTILTKRRIRSYCALLRKRATEIVCFLANREIFFFTQFAILIFVKLYKIETKNLKHRNLSHYKTFNDFFSRKLEKDARKIIKDHHLSSPVDGTISEVGTILKNNNDQLIKTKGNLYSLKLLTSQDEFFTTSCFGSFVTIYLSPRDYHRVHSVSECLLTKLIYVPGELFSVNPKRSSDTFKIFTKNERMVCFFKTDFGKVILIMVGSILVNGIETRWNKNLKRNREDPIWTFENQLIPIKKGEEIGYFRLGGSTVICLLEKNRFFLRTSLRKGLKLQVGEVLAYTQTS, from the coding sequence ATGTTTACAATTTTAACGAAAAGAAGAATCAGATCCTATTGTGCCCTTTTAAGAAAAAGGGCAACGGAAATCGTTTGTTTTCTTGCAAACCGTGAGATATTTTTTTTTACTCAATTTGCAATATTAATTTTTGTTAAACTTTATAAGATCGAAACGAAGAACTTGAAACATAGAAATTTATCCCATTACAAAACTTTCAACGATTTTTTTTCAAGAAAGTTAGAGAAGGATGCGAGAAAGATAATTAAAGATCATCATTTATCTTCTCCTGTAGATGGAACAATCAGTGAAGTTGGTACAATTCTGAAGAATAACAACGACCAACTCATTAAAACTAAAGGAAATTTATATAGCTTAAAGTTGCTTACATCACAAGATGAATTCTTTACAACGTCTTGTTTCGGATCTTTCGTAACAATTTATTTATCTCCAAGAGATTATCATCGAGTACATTCGGTTTCAGAATGTCTGTTAACCAAGTTGATATATGTTCCTGGGGAGTTGTTCTCAGTCAATCCTAAAAGATCCTCAGACACTTTTAAAATCTTTACAAAAAACGAAAGAATGGTATGTTTTTTTAAAACAGATTTTGGAAAAGTGATATTGATAATGGTTGGTTCTATTTTGGTCAACGGAATCGAAACTCGATGGAATAAAAATCTTAAAAGGAACAGAGAGGATCCAATATGGACGTTTGAAAATCAATTGATTCCAATTAAGAAAGGAGAAGAAATAGGATATTTCAGATTAGGTGGATCTACGGTGATTTGTCTACTTGAAAAAAACAGATTTTTTCTGAGAACTTCCCTAAGAAAAGGTTTAAAATTACAGGTTGGGGAAGTATTAGCTTATACGCAAACATCATGA
- the hflK gene encoding FtsH protease activity modulator HflK, whose translation MIIDKIKNVRVCFRISYNNRDDYDPWSKRRGRNIGAKLIVKDILFKLIYFMKKFQKKDRNIKRNFSIGNLSKIFFGTVLILWIVSGFYTIKESDRGVLLLFGKYHRMVEPGLNWKFPLIENIIPVNIERVREQVTSGMMLTSDENVIQVEMNVQYRIVNPTQYLFNVIDPENSLRQAVDSAVRGIIGLSEMEKVLTVQRATIRDETKKELENIIGPYEMGISILDVNFQTARPPEAVKAAFDDVIAAREEEQKTVREAQAYRNEVLPIANGNSKKMIEEAIAYKTSVVLKAKGEIESFSKILPEYKSSPSVTRERIYIETMEKIFSNNQKILIDDKRNNSFLIPSDFFLKDPEGVMNRRFKRNEISHGEDDFKQKFEEGDSSEGIKKSSSENVHIRKNNRKGR comes from the coding sequence ATGATCATAGATAAAATAAAAAACGTGCGTGTGTGTTTTCGTATTTCTTATAATAATCGGGATGATTACGATCCATGGAGTAAGAGAAGGGGAAGAAATATCGGTGCAAAATTGATTGTCAAAGATATACTCTTCAAACTGATTTATTTTATGAAAAAATTTCAAAAGAAAGATAGGAATATTAAACGTAATTTTTCGATCGGTAATCTATCAAAGATTTTTTTTGGAACCGTTTTGATTTTATGGATAGTTAGCGGTTTTTATACGATCAAGGAGAGTGATAGGGGAGTTTTGCTACTTTTTGGAAAGTATCATCGTATGGTAGAGCCAGGATTAAACTGGAAGTTCCCTCTCATTGAGAATATCATTCCGGTCAACATCGAAAGGGTTCGAGAACAAGTTACCAGCGGTATGATGTTGACTTCAGATGAAAATGTTATTCAAGTAGAGATGAACGTACAGTACAGAATAGTCAATCCTACGCAATACCTATTCAATGTCATCGATCCTGAAAATAGTTTGAGACAGGCTGTAGATAGCGCTGTCCGAGGTATCATTGGTTTATCTGAAATGGAAAAGGTTTTGACAGTACAAAGAGCGACCATTCGTGATGAAACTAAAAAAGAGTTAGAGAACATCATCGGACCATATGAGATGGGAATATCTATTTTAGACGTTAACTTTCAAACAGCTCGTCCTCCAGAAGCTGTGAAAGCGGCTTTTGACGATGTTATCGCAGCGAGAGAAGAGGAACAGAAAACTGTTCGAGAAGCTCAAGCTTATCGTAATGAGGTGTTACCGATCGCTAATGGAAACTCTAAGAAGATGATAGAAGAAGCAATAGCATATAAAACAAGTGTAGTATTAAAAGCGAAGGGGGAGATAGAAAGTTTTTCTAAAATATTGCCTGAATATAAGTCTTCTCCTTCCGTGACGAGAGAAAGAATCTATATCGAAACTATGGAAAAAATATTTAGTAACAATCAAAAAATTTTGATTGATGATAAAAGAAATAATTCTTTTTTGATTCCATCTGACTTTTTTTTAAAAGATCCAGAAGGAGTCATGAACCGCAGATTCAAACGAAATGAGATCTCTCATGGAGAAGATGATTTTAAACAAAAATTTGAAGAAGGTGATTCTTCGGAAGGGATAAAGAAATCGTCATCCGAAAACGTTCATATTCGAAAAAACAATCGGAAAGGAAGATGA
- a CDS encoding UvrD-helicase domain-containing protein has translation MIEHLNSKQKEVVTSPSRGNTLVLAGAGSGKTRVLVHRIIWLLQNNYISSNSILTLTFSNKAVSEIRNRVNNILDLCREKLIIDTFHGLAYRFLRTHYSDVNLPHNFQILDNEDQKYFVRRAMRNIHINERKNGVVRRSMNYINKNKERGIRPKDILKKDSIDSSDTDYFNIYLAYQKICDRSGLVDFSELILRAYELFSNNLDILRIYQKRFTHVLVDEFQDTSKLQYEWIKMIFQKSVGMTIVGDDDQSIYGWRGANPENMNYFLKDFPNSMVVRLEQNYRSTKNILQSANALISCNKKRFVKTLWTDTNPGEPICIYYGNDESDESRYIVKNIIDWKKSGGKFNQCAILYRRKRQSYFLEEALIKYSIPYHIHGDISFFKRKEVKETMSYLRLMFNRKDDESFEIAVNTPARGIGKKTMKIIRDNSKKYEIDMWQSCKRLLNTNRIRKNLRFSIKRFLDLIDLMDQESKDMPICEKVYYTFQKSGLSKMYGKKKDEISRMKVQNISTLVHFIKQFYEDIMMKDDSKDIFRPFPPYFVLSSEHNMKNSRNQYDHDAVNLMTIHASKGLEFPVVFISGMEEGIFPSKNEIDTDMAEERRLAYVGLTRAMKKLVLTCVSTRSDRGRKMYYSEPSRFISEIPRKYVKYAYFDNLD, from the coding sequence ATGATCGAACACTTAAATTCTAAACAAAAGGAAGTAGTTACTTCTCCATCGAGAGGTAATACGTTGGTTCTAGCAGGAGCTGGTAGTGGAAAGACAAGGGTTTTAGTACATAGAATAATTTGGTTGTTACAAAACAATTACATTTCTTCTAACTCTATTCTTACTCTGACATTTTCAAATAAAGCTGTTTCAGAAATTAGAAATAGGGTAAACAATATCCTTGATTTGTGTCGAGAGAAGCTAATAATCGATACATTTCATGGTTTAGCTTATCGTTTTTTAAGAACTCATTATTCTGATGTCAATCTACCTCATAACTTTCAAATTCTAGATAATGAAGATCAGAAATATTTTGTTCGGAGAGCAATGAGGAATATTCATATCAATGAGAGGAAGAACGGTGTTGTACGAAGATCAATGAACTACATCAATAAAAATAAAGAAAGAGGAATACGTCCCAAGGATATCCTAAAGAAAGATAGCATTGATTCTTCAGATACAGACTACTTTAATATATATTTAGCTTATCAAAAAATATGTGATCGTTCGGGTTTGGTAGATTTTTCAGAGTTGATTTTGAGGGCTTATGAATTATTTTCAAATAATTTAGACATCTTGAGAATATATCAAAAACGTTTTACCCACGTACTCGTTGATGAGTTTCAAGATACCAGTAAGTTACAATATGAATGGATTAAAATGATCTTTCAAAAAAGTGTTGGAATGACTATTGTAGGAGATGATGATCAATCAATATATGGATGGAGAGGTGCGAATCCTGAAAATATGAATTATTTTTTGAAAGATTTTCCGAATTCTATGGTGGTTCGTTTAGAACAAAATTATAGATCTACAAAGAACATTTTACAGTCAGCTAATGCTTTAATTTCCTGCAATAAAAAAAGGTTTGTAAAAACATTATGGACCGACACTAATCCAGGAGAACCAATCTGTATCTATTATGGAAATGATGAATCAGATGAATCCAGGTATATTGTAAAAAATATAATAGATTGGAAAAAATCCGGTGGAAAATTTAATCAATGTGCTATTCTTTATAGAAGAAAGAGACAATCCTACTTTCTTGAAGAAGCTCTGATCAAATATTCTATTCCTTATCATATACACGGAGATATCAGTTTTTTTAAGAGAAAAGAAGTGAAAGAAACCATGAGCTATTTACGTTTGATGTTCAATAGAAAAGACGATGAATCGTTCGAAATAGCCGTTAATACTCCAGCAAGAGGAATTGGCAAGAAAACAATGAAAATTATCCGAGATAATTCGAAAAAATATGAAATAGATATGTGGCAGTCTTGTAAAAGATTGTTAAACACGAATCGGATTAGAAAAAATCTGAGGTTTTCTATTAAAAGATTCCTAGATTTGATTGATCTGATGGATCAGGAAAGTAAGGATATGCCAATCTGCGAAAAGGTATACTATACGTTTCAAAAGTCCGGCTTGTCGAAGATGTATGGGAAAAAGAAAGATGAAATTTCTAGGATGAAAGTTCAGAATATCTCTACTTTAGTTCATTTCATAAAACAGTTTTATGAGGATATAATGATGAAAGATGATTCCAAGGATATATTTCGTCCTTTTCCTCCGTATTTCGTGCTATCTTCCGAACATAATATGAAGAATAGTAGAAATCAATACGATCATGACGCGGTGAATCTCATGACGATACATGCCTCTAAGGGTTTAGAGTTTCCAGTTGTTTTCATCTCTGGTATGGAAGAAGGTATCTTTCCATCAAAAAACGAGATAGATACAGATATGGCGGAAGAAAGAAGGTTAGCTTACGTCGGATTGACTAGAGCAATGAAGAAACTGGTACTTACGTGCGTCTCAACTCGTTCAGATCGCGGTAGAAAGATGTATTACAGTGAACCTTCTCGTTTTATTTCTGAAATTCCTAGAAAATATGTTAAATATGCCTATTTCGATAATCTCGATTGA
- the trxA gene encoding thioredoxin, which yields MNNNFLNLSDLNFEENIKTGNTILVDFWADWCTPCKNMNSTIRSIKSEYLKKIFIAKLNVEENFKVSSKYNIRSVPTLIIFKEGKEIERIVGSISLNKLEEFIKRNI from the coding sequence ATGAACAACAATTTTTTAAATTTATCTGATTTAAATTTCGAAGAAAATATTAAGACTGGTAATACGATATTAGTTGACTTTTGGGCAGATTGGTGTACTCCTTGCAAAAATATGAACAGTACTATACGAAGTATAAAGAGTGAATATTTAAAAAAAATCTTCATAGCAAAATTGAATGTTGAAGAAAATTTTAAAGTATCTTCTAAATATAATATTCGTAGCGTACCTACCTTGATAATCTTCAAAGAAGGAAAAGAAATAGAAAGAATAGTCGGATCAATTTCACTAAATAAGCTAGAAGAATTTATTAAAAGAAATATTTAA
- the orn gene encoding oligoribonuclease, translating into MLQSKKNLIWIDLEMTGLNPKEDRIIEIATVITDSQINILCEGPSIPIHQEEKFIEKMDEWNRNTHTKNGLIQETKRSSFNERRAEDETIRFLEKWTYPGSSPMCGNSISQDRKFLFQYMPNLERFFHYRHIDVSTIKELVKRWKPDILMSFFRRSSHRALQDVKHSIGELIFYRKHFIRDFNS; encoded by the coding sequence ATGTTACAAAGCAAAAAAAACTTGATTTGGATCGATTTAGAAATGACTGGATTGAATCCTAAAGAAGATAGAATTATAGAAATTGCGACAGTAATAACGGATTCTCAGATTAACATTTTGTGTGAAGGTCCTTCCATTCCTATTCATCAAGAAGAAAAGTTTATCGAGAAGATGGATGAGTGGAATAGGAATACTCATACAAAAAACGGTCTGATCCAAGAGACAAAACGTAGCTCTTTTAATGAAAGAAGAGCAGAAGATGAAACGATTCGATTTTTAGAAAAATGGACATATCCCGGTTCTTCTCCTATGTGTGGAAATAGCATCAGTCAAGATCGTAAGTTTTTATTCCAATACATGCCAAATTTAGAAAGATTTTTTCATTATAGACACATAGACGTTAGCACGATAAAAGAACTTGTGAAAAGATGGAAGCCGGATATATTGATGAGCTTCTTTAGAAGAAGTTCTCACAGAGCATTACAAGATGTGAAGCATTCCATCGGAGAGTTGATTTTTTATCGAAAACATTTCATAAGAGATTTTAACTCATAA